Below is a genomic region from Fusobacterium canifelinum.
TGCTTTTTTCTCAGATATTCTAAATCCCCATTTATATTTCTTTTCATCATCGATAGTAATTGTCATTGTACACATTTGCTTAAAACTTTCTCTTGTAAAGAAAAAATGTTCTTTTGTAACTAAAATTTCCACTTTTATTTTATTTTTTGAAGTCAGTTTTAAATTTACTCCATCTCCTATTATATTTATTAATTTTTTATCTTTTATAATTTCTATTTTCTCTAAACTAAGATTAAAAAATAATGTTCCTGTAAAACAAACTCCCAAAAAAATTATCCATCCAAATACAATTTCATATATTAGAATTTTGGCTAAGAGCTTATGATTTTCAAAAGTACCTAAGTTTGTTAAAATAGTAAATAAAAATGGTAATATAGGAAAATGAAGTATTAGAAATAACACTAAATATTTTTTCTTAATTATTCCTTTCTTTATAGTAATTATATTTTTATCATTTTCAATTTTTATATTATCTATTTTTTTTACCTCCATTATAATAATTATCATAATAACTTCTTATTTGAGATGGAAGTGATTTTGTTTTAAAATATTCATCATAAGATTCATATTTGGTTTCATTAATAGGTTTTCCATAATCTAAGAAGGATGTATGACCTTCCATTTTTAATGGAATAAATCCTGCCCCAGCATAAATTCTAAATCCTTTAATGTTAAGAAAATCTTCAAGCATTCCCTTGCTTTCGACAGGTTCAGCTAAAAAATCTACTCCTAAAGAAACTCCTAATAATGTAATACTTCCTCCTACTGATTTTGTTAATTTTTCTATTTCTTCACGGCTATCTTTCCAATATATCCCTAACCCTATACCTATACTTATATCAGGTGAGCCAAGTCCTACACTTCCATTAGTCAAAATATACTCCTCTACTTTTCCAGTTTTGGGATTAAAAGAACGATAACTTGAAAGATTTCCACTAACTCTTCCACCAAAAGAGTATGCTCCTGTACCAAAAACTTCTTCAGTGTGATATTCTCTTCTATCCATAGGAATACTTTCAGCTAGTTTCTTTCCTTCCTCTCCTGTTATTACATTCTTATTATTTCTTATTGCTGCCAAGGTGTCTTCTGTTGCTTCCTTACTTACCATATCTTTTGTTCTATCTTCTAATTTGTCTCCTGTATAATTTGCTATTGTTTGACTTTTTGTTTTATCATCTTCTTTACTATAATGTCCAAATTCATGTCCTAAGGCATTTAGTATTTGGTCTCTATTTGCACTTGCTAACATCTTTCTATCAAATACTACTACATTTGTCAATGTGTCTGTATAATATGGTCCATTTGGATCTGTTACATCTGTTAGTACCATCTTTATATCTGGTCCTGCATAGCCTTTTGCTCTTAGGGCATCATTTAATAACTTATTCATTACTGATACTTGTTCTACTTGTGTTTCATCATCTATTTTTCCATTCTTAATAACTTTTTTATCTAGTATTGATAAGTATTCTGGATTTTTTTCTACTTGGTCACCTATTGCTCTCATCATAGATAATTGTTTGTATCTTTTTAGAAAATCTCCTTTTGTTTTATCCTTTGTCTCTTATTTTATTTATGACTTCTTTTGACTTTGACATAGTTACTTTTCTTTTCCATCAACACCATTAAATCTTAATCATAAACAAGACCTTTACTTTCAAAAATAGGTGCTAGAAAATTATATTATATCAAATAAATATTGATAAAGTATTTTTTCTAATTTATTTTTCTTTTTGCTTTTCTAGAAAACTATTTATTCTTTCCACAACATTTCCCGCTTTTTCCATAGAAATACAAGCTCCCCAACTATCATATTTTTTTTCACCATCAAAGTCAAAATGTACACGAGATAAGTAATTTTTTCGTTCTGTTTTACTTGTTATATAACGTGGTTCTAAAAATATCCAAGGATAAACAAACTTTAAACTTTCTAGTGGATACTTTCTTTGGTAATTTTTTCTATTTAAAATTTTTGCGTTATATCCTGTATTGAAATAAATATTTTCTTCATTAATATAAATAATTTCATACATGTATTTCAATGTGATTATTCTATAAACTATATATATAAAAATTAGTGAGAAAATTATAAACCATTTTTCATTATTTATATTAGAGTAAACATAATAAGCATAAACTATAAATAAAACTATTCTACAAAAGTTTTGTTCTTTTTTACAGTTTTTTTCTATCCTAAGGGTTTTTTCTGTTTCAAAAATTTTTATCTCCAACTATTTCCCTCCCTCAAAACTTGCTATAGTTTGGCTTCTTATTATCTTCTTTGCTATTTAATAATTTATTTATTACTGATACTTATTCTACTTCTGTTTTATCATTTATTTTTAAGTATTTTATTCTATATTCTGTTTATAAAACTTTCCCATAAAAGCAACTGCATGCAAGTTATCTATACTGTAATTATTTAGCCATTCTAATGTTTTATCAACAGTATAACAACTTATATAAAAATTTGAAATATGTGAAGAGAAACCTTTTATCTTTTTGTACATTTCTACTTTTTTAATAGCTTCTTTTTTTGTTAAGTAAACTCCTAAAAATCTTCCTTCATCTTTTGTTTTTTCCACATCACATTCATAAGAATGAGACAGTACGTATATTTTCATATCATCCCTCTTCCTTTTCTTCATGCATACCTAACTCCATACTAAAATAGCCTGTTCTATAACCATCTATCCAGCTCAATTGGTTAATCTCTGTTTTTACTATATAAAAGCCATCTAAGTGAGAAGAAAAACCTCTTATTTTTTTAAATTTTTCTAAAGCTTTTAAAGCCTCTTTTCTCGTTAAATATATTCCTATAAATCTACTTTCCTCTTTATACTTATATTTATAATCTCCATAACAATATTCATGAGATAATACATATATTTTCATACTTTTACCCCCTTTAAAAAATTTTTACATGACACAATTTTTATTCATCTTTAGGGGCACATTTTGATTTAAAGCCTTTTGTATAATAATCTTTTCCTATTATCATTGTTTTTATCTTAAATCCATTAGGACAATCTTTAAATCCAGGTTTTTCTACTAATTCTTTTATTATATTCTCAGCTTTTTCTTTGCTTGATAAAAATCCTATTAGCTTTTCATCTTTTCTTTCATTTATGTGATATAACATATAAACTTTTTTTATTTTTTTACATTCCATATTTTATACCTCCCTTAGTTTATAAAATCATTTGCATTTTTCAATTTTTTACTTTCATTTTTTTGAAATAAAGAAACATATAACAAACTAACTACTATGTATGCTGAAAATATATGTAATGTATGTAATTTTAAACCTCCCAACTCAGGTATAGAACTAGCTGCATTAATAATATACTAACTCTATCAGTGCATATCCTAAATGAGCTATACTTTTCTTTACTATAAAGGCTAAAATTAATATAAGTATCCTACATATTTTTCTACACTGATTTCTCCTATTTAAAAATAAATATGAGTTTTTTTCTATTATTTCACAATTTTTTTCTCTAAAATTTTTCTTTCTATTACATCTATTCTGTAACATACACCTGTAAATAAAAAAACTTCAATAATATTTTCTAATATTTTATTGACTCCTGTGTAAGCTTCTTCACTTCTCTTTATAATCTCTGAAATATTCCAAATAATTTCATTCTTATAATTTATACAAAATATATTATCTGATATTTGAGAATTATATTCTGTTCTAATTACAATAAAATTCTTAAATTCAATTACTTGTAAAATTTTGGTAGAAAATTCTTTAACAACATCATTTATAGTAAGCATATTTTCATAAAATTTAATTTCATTTTTCATTATGTTTCCTCTATCACTTTTCAAATTTTTTTAACTCTTTCTTATATTTTTCTAAAAACTTATTAATTTTTAATACAGTATCTTTTGCCACTTCATCTTTTAGTTTCACTCCAAATGCATTATAACTTCTATCCTTAAAACTTAAATGAATTTTATGGTATGGACTTTCAGTTCTTTTTAAAACTTTACTTACTAAAATTTCTGTAGTATTTTTAAAATAAATATTTTTTAAATCATCAATATCATAAACTTGTAAAGAATTAAATAATTTACAAAATTTTAAATGTCTATAAAAAAGCGAAACATATACAACTATCTTTTTATTTCTTATTATAATGACTTCATATAGATATTTTATAATAAAAGCATACTCAAAACCTAATAATACAGGAAAAATAACTATGCAAATAGGAGATAACTTATATAATTTAAAAAGTATATATAGCAATATAAAAGAGAATACAATTATTCTTATTAATAGTTCTTTTTTGGCAATTTTTTCAACTTTTATATATTTTTCTGTTTTAGTTATTTTTATTTCCATATATTTTTACCACTCCATATTAGCTATAAATATGCTTCCACTGTCTCTTATTTCATTTTAAGATTTAGAAAATAGGTAGTTCAAAAAAATTTTAAACTACCTGTTCCATTCTTTAATAATATTTTAATATCTTTCTTTACCTATTAATTTCCCTTTTTCATCATAAGTCAAGACATCCCCAATAGGTCTTTCATCTTTTAGTGTCATTTCTAATTTTAAAACTCCATTTTCATGGTATACTTTTTGTGACCCTTCTAACATACCATTTTTATAGGTAGCTTCATTCATTATATTTCCATTTTCCCAATACTGTTTTGATTTTCCATTTTCTTTTCCATCTTTATATGGCATTTCTAATTCAAGTTTTCCACTTCTATAATAACGTTTATATAAGCCCTCTCTTTTCCCATTTTTATATACAAATTCAACTTCTAATTTTCCATTATCAAAATAGTCCTTTTGTACACCTTCTTGTAAGTCATTCTTAAAAGTCACTATACTTGCTAATTGACCATTCTCATGATAATTTTTTGATACTCCATTTTTTTTACCCATTTTCATTGATCTTTCAGATTTTATTTTTCCATTTTCATAATATTCTTTAATAATACCATTTTGTAAACCATTTACATGATTTTCTTCAAACTCTACATTTCCATTCTCATAAAATGATTTGGCACTTCCTTCTCTTTTTCCATTTTTAAAAAAGCCACTCCATCTTAATTTTCCACTTTTATAATAATCTTTTTGTACTCCATCTCTTAACCCATTTTTAAATGGTACTTCTGAAAATAACCAATTTCCATCTCTATATACATTAAGTGTGCCAGTAAAAGCTTCTTTTTCTCCTCTTACATAAGTCTTTCCATTTCTTTCTTCCAATTGCTCTAAATTATTAATAACTCTTTCTGAAAAAGTCATTAAACTATTAATAAAAAATATAAAAATTGCTATTGCTAGAAAACTAAATTTTTTTTTCATAATTTACCCCCAAAATATTTTAACTTCTATTAATCTTATTCTAAATGTTTTTATTATTTTGTCAATAAAAAAAGATTAAAATTAGTATATTTTCCAATACAATACTTTAATCTTTTCAATTCTAATATTCAATTTTATTTAAATAAAGTCCTTCTGCCTCAACAAGATTTTTCTTATATTCCCTTGTAAAATCAGTTAGCATAAGTTTTATATGATTTTCTGGTAATCTTCCATAATATATTTCAAGTGCAGTTCCAACCATTATTCTAACCTGTGATTTTAAAAACGCACTTCCTTTAATATATATTTTTATCTTACTCTCTCCAAAATATTTAGCTTCTATTTGATAAATTTCTCTTACAGTTACCTTACTTACACAATCACTTAATCTAAAATTTTTAAAGTCATGTATTCCTATAAAATCAGAGAATATTTTTTCTAATTTCTCAGCAACAATTTTCTCTTTTACAAATTTACAATGTCTTGCTTCAAAAGGATTTTTCTCCCAAGATATAATATAGATATATTCTCTCATTTTGGCATTGTGTCTTGCATTGAAATTTTCATTTACTTCTTCAACTGATAATATATCTATATCATTAGGTAAAGCTCTTGTTAAAAGATACTTATATTTTTCTATTGGAATATTAGAAGAAGTATAAAAATTAGAAACTTGATGATTAGCATGAACTCCTCTATCTGTTCTACCAGCAGATATTAAATTTATTTCTTCTTTTGTAACAATTCTTAAAACTTTTTCAATTTCTCCTTGAACTGTTATCTTATTAGGCTGTCTTTGAAAACCATAATAGTTGCTTCCATCATATCTGAACTCAATTTTTATATTCTTCTTTTTCATAACTTCCTCTATAAAATTTTTATCTTATTCATTGAATGTTCAAAAATTTCCATCATCTTCTTTTTTATTTCATCTTTATCACATATTCTACAACCTGAGGCATATTTATGACCTCCACCTGAATACCCTACTAATATTCCTAATTTCTTAGCAATTTCACTTACATCTATATTATTTTTACTTCTAAAAGATACTGTTCCATATACATTTAGAAAGGCAACTATCTCATAATCTAATTTTTTATCATCTAAAATTTTATCTCCAATTATTGACTGATAATCTCCATCTATACCATAAATTATACCTAATTTATGTCCTTTATAGTCAAAATCACTTATCACTCTTTTAGCAAAGTCATATAAATTATCTATTTTCATGTTATATGCTTCATCTAAAAGGAAAAAATAATCAAAAATTTCTTCTGTATAATTTTCAGAATTTAATTTTTTAGTAATAAAATTATAGAAAGCTCCTGCTCCTAGAATCTTCTCAGATGAATTAATTGATAAGGCTCTCTTTTTCAATAGTACTTCTTTTGGACTATTTCCTAATTTTTTCCAAGTAAAAACATCCCAACATGAAGTAGCTTCTGCAAGAGGTTCTAACTTTTCATACATTTTCTTGTATGAATCTCCCTTTTCTATTAAAGGTTTAAACCATTCCAATGTCAAGTATGCTGCACTTAATTTATCATTCCAATGAAAATATATATCATCACAACAACATTCATCTTTATATAATATTGGGTTATTTGTCAAATGATGGTCTATGTTTATAACATTAGTGTATGCTAAATATTTCATTTTTAGCCATTCTACACTTGGGATAGGTCTATCTAAAATATAGACTCTGTCCTTTGAGCCTAAAGCTGTATACTTACATATATATTCAAAAGTTTTATCTGTTTGCTCTAAAGTAACATCCATACTACTCATGATTAAAAAGGTTTTATTTCTATTTTGTAACTCTTCAAAAGCTTTAACTATCATAGCTGAAACTAGTCCATCTGCATCCCCATGAGTTAAAATTATAACCTTTGGTGCCTCCTCTGATTTTAATCTTGTATCACATAAAATATCAGCCATTTTTTATTTCCTTTCTAATAATTTAACTTGTTAATTATAGCACAATATCCTATTTAATACCATACAAAAAACAAAAAAGTAAAAGATTTCCAAAGTTTAACCAAAAATAAAACATTAACTTTTATATTAACTTTCAAAGAATACTTCTTGGAACTTTTCTACTCCTTTATTTTCAATCCGTTTTATATCTTTTTTTCTCAAATTTATAAAAGGACGAATATATACTCTATTCTTTTCTTTTCGCCAAGTTGCTACTAATTCTCCATTTAACATAACTGTTGGCTTTAGAATACCCGTCAAAGTGTAGATATCCCTAATATACTTTGGATTAAAAAAAGGATTCTCTCTTTTCTCAAAAGCTAATAAAATAGCATCAAATCCTGTCACAAAAAGAACTTCTGGAATACATCCTGTCTCCAATTTTCCTAAATAATATCGTGTTGTCCCCTCCACTTCTATTGTTTTTAAGTCTAGTTTTTTCATCCAACATTCAATAAGACTTTTATTTTCCTTAAAATAATACCTTGCATCTGCCAAAGATACAGGTCCAAAGCCAGAAAAATATCGGCGAGCAATTTCCAACTCTGCTTCTTCCTTACTCCAAGGAATATAATTCTCTAATAAACCCAAATATTGTCGTCCATACTCCTGATAAATTTTCCCTACAGAAATCAAAGAAGATATGATTTCACCCCAAGAATCAAATAGAGAGGCTTCCTTTTCTTTTGATAATTGATTTTTCTGACAGAACTCCTTCAACTCTTCTCGACTTTTATTACCACTTTGTAATACTTCTATAATCAAATCTCCATAATAATTTTTCTCTTTTGCTGAAATTTTTCCATCCTGAGAAGGTAGATGTAAATTAGGTTTAAAATAATTACGTCCCTCATATAAGTAAAGTGGGATTTCCTCTCTCAAATAAGCATGTATCGTCCCTCGAATAGACCATTGACGAACCAAATCTAAACTCCAAGACTTAGTAGAGAACTCCTCTGCTTCCATTCGTGTAGAGAATCCTATATCTGCATAAGATTTAAGCTGAGCCTGCACTCCATTATGTTGTTTACAAATTTGATATGCTGTCATTGGCTTTATAAACCCCATTTTTTTTAATACTATTGCTTTCCAGTCAATTATTTCCATAACTATTCCTCCAGTTTTTTCATCCAGCATCTTAAATCTCTAAATCATCATTACATAACAAGTTAAATAATTAAAAATCAAACAAAAAAGCCAATTAAAGACTTTATAAAAATCATTTATAATTGGCTTTTTTATTATTTTATTTCTTATTATTTTTTTGTTTTTCTAAAAATTGAACTCCTAAATCAGGAAAATCTGTAAATACTCCTGTTGCCCCAGCTTTATTTAATAGAGCATCATACATTTGGTTAACATCTGTAAAAAATTCAGGTAAAGCATCTTTTCTTACAGTATAAGGATGCAATTCTAATTTAGTAGTAGCAATATCTTTTACCATTGGAGTATAAATTATATTTCCTACTTTTGAATTTTTATCATCAATCAGCATATACCAACCTGGTCCAACTCCATCAGCATACTTAGCAATTTCTTTCATTGCTCCTTCTTTAAACATCCAATCATAATCATAATTTACCCATTTACCATTTTTATCTTTTTCTTCTGTTTCATGCCAATCATTATATGCTATAAGTTGCACTAATTTTAAGTCCATTCCCATTTTTGGC
It encodes:
- a CDS encoding hemolysin; its protein translation is MMRAIGDQVEKNPEYLSILDKKVIKNGKIDDETQVEQVSVMNKLLNDALRAKGYAGPDIKMVLTDVTDPNGPYYTDTLTNVVVFDRKMLASANRDQILNALGHEFGHYSKEDDKTKSQTIANYTGDKLEDRTKDMVSKEATEDTLAAIRNNKNVITGEEGKKLAESIPMDRREYHTEEVFGTGAYSFGGRVSGNLSSYRSFNPKTGKVEEYILTNGSVGLGSPDISIGIGLGIYWKDSREEIEKLTKSVGGSITLLGVSLGVDFLAEPVESKGMLEDFLNIKGFRIYAGAGFIPLKMEGHTSFLDYGKPINETKYESYDEYFKTKSLPSQIRSYYDNYYNGGKKNR
- a CDS encoding DUF7336 domain-containing protein, with product MKIYVLSHSYECDVEKTKDEGRFLGVYLTKKEAIKKVEMYKKIKGFSSHISNFYISCYTVDKTLEWLNNYSIDNLHAVAFMGKFYKQNIE
- a CDS encoding DUF7336 domain-containing protein; this translates as MKIYVLSHEYCYGDYKYKYKEESRFIGIYLTRKEALKALEKFKKIRGFSSHLDGFYIVKTEINQLSWIDGYRTGYFSMELGMHEEKEEG
- a CDS encoding DUF7336 domain-containing protein, producing MECKKIKKVYMLYHINERKDEKLIGFLSSKEKAENIIKELVEKPGFKDCPNGFKIKTMIIGKDYYTKGFKSKCAPKDE
- a CDS encoding toxin-antitoxin system YwqK family antitoxin — its product is MKKKFSFLAIAIFIFFINSLMTFSERVINNLEQLEERNGKTYVRGEKEAFTGTLNVYRDGNWLFSEVPFKNGLRDGVQKDYYKSGKLRWSGFFKNGKREGSAKSFYENGNVEFEENHVNGLQNGIIKEYYENGKIKSERSMKMGKKNGVSKNYHENGQLASIVTFKNDLQEGVQKDYFDNGKLEVEFVYKNGKREGLYKRYYRSGKLELEMPYKDGKENGKSKQYWENGNIMNEATYKNGMLEGSQKVYHENGVLKLEMTLKDERPIGDVLTYDEKGKLIGKERY
- the truA gene encoding tRNA pseudouridine(38-40) synthase TruA, whose amino-acid sequence is MKKKNIKIEFRYDGSNYYGFQRQPNKITVQGEIEKVLRIVTKEEINLISAGRTDRGVHANHQVSNFYTSSNIPIEKYKYLLTRALPNDIDILSVEEVNENFNARHNAKMREYIYIISWEKNPFEARHCKFVKEKIVAEKLEKIFSDFIGIHDFKNFRLSDCVSKVTVREIYQIEAKYFGESKIKIYIKGSAFLKSQVRIMVGTALEIYYGRLPENHIKLMLTDFTREYKKNLVEAEGLYLNKIEY
- a CDS encoding DHH family phosphoesterase, with the translated sequence MADILCDTRLKSEEAPKVIILTHGDADGLVSAMIVKAFEELQNRNKTFLIMSSMDVTLEQTDKTFEYICKYTALGSKDRVYILDRPIPSVEWLKMKYLAYTNVINIDHHLTNNPILYKDECCCDDIYFHWNDKLSAAYLTLEWFKPLIEKGDSYKKMYEKLEPLAEATSCWDVFTWKKLGNSPKEVLLKKRALSINSSEKILGAGAFYNFITKKLNSENYTEEIFDYFFLLDEAYNMKIDNLYDFAKRVISDFDYKGHKLGIIYGIDGDYQSIIGDKILDDKKLDYEIVAFLNVYGTVSFRSKNNIDVSEIAKKLGILVGYSGGGHKYASGCRICDKDEIKKKMMEIFEHSMNKIKIL
- a CDS encoding DNA glycosylase AlkZ-like family protein; this translates as MEIIDWKAIVLKKMGFIKPMTAYQICKQHNGVQAQLKSYADIGFSTRMEAEEFSTKSWSLDLVRQWSIRGTIHAYLREEIPLYLYEGRNYFKPNLHLPSQDGKISAKEKNYYGDLIIEVLQSGNKSREELKEFCQKNQLSKEKEASLFDSWGEIISSLISVGKIYQEYGRQYLGLLENYIPWSKEEAELEIARRYFSGFGPVSLADARYYFKENKSLIECWMKKLDLKTIEVEGTTRYYLGKLETGCIPEVLFVTGFDAILLAFEKRENPFFNPKYIRDIYTLTGILKPTVMLNGELVATWRKEKNRVYIRPFINLRKKDIKRIENKGVEKFQEVFFES